The Ensifer adhaerens genome contains a region encoding:
- a CDS encoding ABC transporter permease: MLTYLLRRFAILILSLLIAAVVLFVLLRLLPGDPANALLSVGADAAQIERAREQVGSNLPLWQQFLRFAGSLASFDLGTSFVSGKPVIEEIAARLTVTVPLALMGFLLSILVAVPLGILAAVKADRWYGGLISTVSQLGIAIPVFWVGILLVTVFAVSFRLFPSGGFPRRGWQNEGQALYALALPVLTIGLVMGASLLRYVRSATQDVLGSDYLRTARALGASFPQALVRHGIRNGAVPIVSILGIELATTLLGAVVIERVFALPGLGSMLLLAIEQRDYPNVQGVLFISTLLVLLIGFAADLTQRLIDPRLRERAVGGNT, encoded by the coding sequence ATTCTCACCTATCTCCTTCGCCGCTTTGCCATTCTCATCCTGTCGCTGCTGATTGCCGCGGTGGTGCTGTTCGTCCTGTTGCGTCTGCTCCCCGGTGACCCCGCCAATGCGCTTCTGTCTGTCGGCGCCGATGCCGCGCAGATCGAAAGGGCCCGTGAACAGGTCGGTTCGAACCTGCCTCTCTGGCAGCAGTTTCTTCGGTTTGCCGGCAGCCTCGCAAGCTTCGATCTCGGGACCTCCTTTGTCAGCGGCAAGCCGGTGATCGAGGAGATCGCCGCGCGGTTGACCGTCACCGTGCCGCTGGCGCTTATGGGATTCCTGCTGTCCATTCTGGTCGCCGTGCCGCTCGGCATCCTCGCGGCCGTCAAAGCCGACCGCTGGTATGGCGGGCTGATCTCGACGGTCTCGCAGCTCGGCATCGCTATTCCCGTTTTCTGGGTCGGCATCCTGCTCGTCACCGTCTTTGCCGTCTCGTTCCGGCTGTTTCCATCAGGCGGATTTCCCCGCCGCGGCTGGCAGAATGAGGGGCAGGCGCTTTATGCTCTGGCGCTGCCCGTGCTGACCATCGGGCTCGTCATGGGCGCGTCGCTCTTGCGCTATGTCCGCTCCGCCACGCAGGATGTTCTCGGCAGCGACTACCTGCGCACCGCACGCGCGCTTGGCGCCAGCTTTCCGCAAGCGCTCGTCCGCCACGGTATCCGCAACGGCGCCGTGCCGATCGTCTCCATCCTCGGCATCGAACTCGCGACAACCTTGCTCGGCGCCGTCGTCATCGAGCGTGTCTTCGCGCTGCCGGGCCTCGGCTCGATGTTGCTGCTTGCGATCGAGCAGCGCGACTATCCCAACGTTCAAGGCGTGCTCTTCATCTCGACACTGCTGGTGCTGCTGATCGGCTTTGCCGCCGATCTCACCCAGCGGCTGATCGACCCGCGCCTGCGCGAACGGGCAGTTGGAGGCAACACATGA
- a CDS encoding ABC transporter permease, with protein MSPIETAASTRERRHSLALTVGLALVALNLAVAVLTLFWTPYDPLNASGGRLEAPSLLHLLGTDRLGRDLLTQLMIGARTALLVGTGAVAIGAAIGVSLGVLAAFATRLADDVMAATLDILIAFPTLLLAMLVVAASDSASLWTAILALGLAISAIVARLTRILAKRVLRLDYIVASRTSGTSWPGVVSRHVLPNIWPTLSVNFALQFGLAVIAEASLSYLGLGAPPPNASWGRLLQEAQGTVYTAPIGAIAPGIALVALVIGMNLLADGLRDVADPTRGRSR; from the coding sequence ATGAGCCCGATCGAAACGGCCGCGTCCACGCGAGAGCGCCGGCATTCGCTCGCTCTCACTGTTGGCCTTGCTCTTGTCGCCCTCAATCTCGCCGTCGCAGTCCTGACACTGTTCTGGACGCCTTATGATCCACTGAACGCTTCGGGCGGACGGCTGGAAGCACCATCCCTCCTGCACTTGCTCGGAACCGACCGGCTCGGACGCGATCTGCTCACCCAACTGATGATCGGCGCCCGCACCGCGCTCCTCGTCGGCACTGGTGCGGTGGCGATCGGTGCCGCGATCGGCGTCAGCCTTGGCGTACTCGCCGCTTTTGCCACCCGGCTTGCCGATGACGTGATGGCCGCCACGCTCGACATCCTGATCGCCTTCCCGACGCTGCTTTTGGCGATGCTGGTGGTGGCGGCAAGCGACAGTGCCAGCCTCTGGACGGCAATCCTTGCGCTCGGGCTTGCGATTTCCGCCATCGTCGCGCGGCTGACCCGCATCCTCGCCAAGCGCGTGCTCCGGCTGGACTACATCGTCGCCTCGCGCACGTCGGGAACGTCCTGGCCGGGCGTGGTCTCCCGCCACGTGCTGCCCAACATCTGGCCGACGCTCTCCGTCAACTTCGCGCTGCAGTTCGGCCTCGCCGTCATCGCAGAAGCGTCGCTCTCCTATCTCGGCCTTGGCGCACCGCCACCGAACGCCTCCTGGGGGCGACTGCTGCAGGAAGCGCAGGGAACCGTCTACACGGCGCCGATCGGCGCGATCGCGCCTGGCATCGCGCTGGTCGCCCTCGTCATAGGCATGAACCTTCTGGCCGACGGCTTGCGCGATGTCGCCGACCCGACACGCGGGAGATCGCGATGA